From the Purpureocillium takamizusanense chromosome 6, complete sequence genome, one window contains:
- a CDS encoding uncharacterized protein (TransMembrane:2 (o620-638i645-666o)~COG:K~EggNog:ENOG503P00S) encodes MAADAQRDPSVASQGAESEDSSGAESAATTTTRGTPDEDNDHDQQRPPPALPQQQQQQQQQQQQQSQQPHQPPPQQQQHGDGAAEEAKKARACEACRGLKVRCEPDPGNEDGPCKRCRKAGRSCIVTAPTRKRQKKTDSRVSELEKKIDALTASLQARAAGGAVAAAVGPGSLGAVGSQAQAQPSTTPAPERDRSAGDALTTIWGNGAAGGLARSWSTDSQPQAQPPGQQQQSRYHPHRPSVFDEPLVTAGQKRKASSPSDHREGSSDDTASANAGSGSVSGSGTGAWASLAPRSTEGDIVDRGLMSMEKAAELFSRYKESMLRHMPAVVFPPRMSVTELRRTKPYLFLAVMAAAASEMHGLQRVLHKELMLLFAHKIIVAGEKNLELIQALHVAVIWYWPPEHFEELKFYQLVHMAAVMALDIGLGKKAPPRRSIPPFSWRENQFRRQPQPDPTSIECRRTWLACHYLAANTSIALHRPNLVRWTPFMTECVEVLETSPDAAPTDKYFCHLVWSHRKGEEIGIQFSMDEPATTVNILDARTQYALRVLERDLDRYRDSVPKEMMQPTLKISFNLLSLYMHELVLHSPTPPDGFRPPFNTEVIKDGLLDSESLSAAHINALSACLAAVDGIFGTFLAMDVLNIRCLPVFTFVRVAYAIVILMKMYFSASNPQSELGKVINKDNMRVEFYLDALLEKFRTTAADDKCRPAAKFLIVLAMLRSWFLKQGKAEGSGSGTAAAGASTATPALSSWTAGGGAGDGPGSSTRTSLTPPEAPLIPPPRHDVNTPLQVLSEVAMGREANNASGGPSRTGMMNHLPNMRQTPQPLFHDTVPGVGTPTIANAGADQHSTEPTDSTASSSMGPVAGAPQQHQQPPLSYPPPWMGQHQHHPQQHQQQGGPTPLPGPDMMDLSAGLPPGVDLESLGLNMDAQDMLFEGEAARIFNEPWVNDAFQGLPDPNFFQF; translated from the exons atggcggcggacgcgcagAGGGACCCGTCGGTGGCGTCACAGGGGGCAGAGTCTGaggacagcagcggcgctgagagcgcggcgacgacgacgacccgagGCACGCCCGACGAAGACAACGATCACGACCAAcaacgaccgccgccggctctgccgcagcagcagcagcagcagcagcagcaacaacaacaacaatcGCAGCAACCAcatcaaccaccaccccagcagcagcagcatggcgatggcgccgccgaagaggCCAAAAAGGCGCGCGCCTGCGAGGCCTGCCGCGGCCTCAAGGTCCGGTGCGAGCCCGACCCGGGCAATGAAGATGGGCCGTGCAAGCGCTGCCGCAAGGCCGGCCGAAGCTGCATCGTCACGGCCCCGACGCGCAAGcggcagaagaagacggacAGCCGGGTGTCGGAGCTCGAGAAGAAGATTGACGCCCTGACGGCGAGCCTgcaggcgcgcgccgccgggggcgccgtggcggcggccgtagGGCCAGGATCCTTGGGCGCCGTGGGctcgcaggcgcaggcgcagccTTCAACGACACCAGCGCCCGAAAGAGACAGATccgccggcgatgcgctcACCACGATATGGGGCAACGGAgccgctggcgggctggcgcggaGCTGGTCCACCGACTCGCAGCCGCAAGCGCAACCGCCGGGGCAACAGCAACAATCGCGATATCACCCACACCGGCCCTCCGTTTTCGACGAGCCCTTGGTCACAGCAGGCCAGAAGCGGAAGGCATCGTCCCCCTCCGACCATCGCGAGGGCTCCAGCGATGACACGGCCAGCGCCAATGCCGGGAGTGGGAGCGTGAGCGGGAGCGGTACCGGCGCTTGGGCGTCCCTCGCGCCGCGGTCCACAGAAggcgacatcgtcgaccgTGGCCTGATGTCCATGGAAAAGGCAGCCGAGCTCTTTTCGCGCTACAAGGAGTCGATGCTTCGCCACATGCCAGCCGTCGTGTTCCCACCGCGCATGTCCGTCacggagctgcgccgcacGAAACCATatctcttcctcgccgtcatggcggcggccgcgtccgaGATGCACGGGCTGCAGCGCGTGCTGCACAAGGAGCTGATGCTTCTCTTTGCCCACAAGATCATCGTTGCCGGCGAGAAGAACCTCGAGCTAATCCAGGCCCTGCACGTTGCCGTCATATGGTACTGGCCGCCCGAGCActtcgaggagctcaagtTCTACCAGCTCGTCcacatggccgccgtcatggccctcgacatcggcctcggcaagaaggcgccgccacgacggaGCATCCCGCCCTTCAGCTGGCGCGAGAACCAgttccgccgccagccccagcccgaCCCGACGAGCATCGAGTGCCGCCGCACCTGGCTCGCCTGTCActacctcgccgccaacaccTCCATCGCCCTACATCGCCCAAACCTCGTCCGCTGGACGCCCTTCATGACCGAGTGCGTCGAGGTGCTGGAGACGtcgcccgacgccgcgcccacCGATAAGTACTTCTGTCACCTCGTCTGGTCGCACCGCAAGGGCGAGGAAATCGGCATCCAGTTCTCCATGGACGAGccggccaccaccgtcaACATCCTCGATGCGAGGACCCAGTATGCGTTGCGCGTTCTGGAACGTGACTTGGACAGGTACCGCGATAGCGTGCCGAAAGAGATGATGCAGC CGACGCTCAAAATCAGCTTCAATCTGCTCAGCCTCTACATGCATGAGCTTGTTCTCCACAGCCCGACCCCGCCAGATGGCTTCCGCCCGCCCTTCAACACCGAGGTCATCAAGGACGGCCTGCTAGACTCGGAGTCGCTCTCGGCGGCCCACATCAACGCCCTCTCAGCGTGCCTGGCCGCGGTCGACGGCATCTTCGGCACCTTCCTAGCCATGGACGTGCTCAACATccgctgcctgcccgtcttCACCTTTGTGCGTGTCGCCtacgccatcgtcatcctcatgAAGATGTACTTTTCCGCCTCGAACCCGCAGTCGGAGCTAGGCAAGGTCATCAACAAGGACAACATGCGCGTCGAATTCTACCTCGACGCTCTGCTCGAAAAGTTccgcaccaccgccgcagacgacaagtgccgccccgccgcaaagttcctcatcgtcctcgccatgcTCCGGAGCTGGTTCCTcaagcaaggcaaggccGAGGGTTCAGGatcgggcacggcggccgccggagCCAGCACCGCCACCCCTGCTTTAAGTAGCTGGActgccggtggtggtgccggcgacgggcccggttcatcgacgaggacgagcctCACGCCCCCCGAGGCGCCACtcatcccgccgccgaggcacgACGTGAACACGCCGCTCCAGGTCCTCTCCGAGGTCGCCATGGGCCGCGAAGCCAAcaacgccagcggcggcccgtcCCGCACGGGCATGATGAACCACCTCCCCAACATGCGCCAGACTCCACAGCCTCTCTTCCACGACACCGTTCCCGGCGTCGGGACGCCGACCAttgccaacgccggcgccgaccagCACTCCACCGAGCCGACCGACTCGACCGCCTCCTCATCCATGGGGCCGGTCGCTGGGGCACctcagcagcaccagcagccgccgctgtcaTATCCACCGCCGTGGATGGGCCAGCACCAACATcatccgcagcagcaccagcagcaggggggCCCGACACCCCTCCCGGGCCCGGATATGATGGACCTCAGTGCCGGCCTGCCTcccggcgtcgacctcgagaGCCTGGGCCTCAACATGGATGCCCAGGATATGCTCTTCGAAGGGGAGGCCGCCAGGATCTTTAATGAGCCGTGGGTCAATGATGCCTTCCAGGGCCTGCCCGATCCCAACTTTTTCCAGTTTTGA